TTCTTAGatcatttatttatttggaagtcttatacgttatatacgttgTAGGTTGTATATGGAAGTTCACACAGAACATTTTGTATTCCACTTTTTATACGAAACACCCACTGCTTGGAATTTCAAACGTTTCTCAAAATATATGCTGACCAAATCTACTCTTGATTCTAAGgcttgaataaaatgaaattaaaaattaatttttgtctTGTTCTAGCGTAAAGTTTAGACGAATTTCGATTGATTCGAACGTTCATCATCGACAGATCAGAAATTCTAAGATGAAAAAGTGTTGGCTAATTGTAAGCTAATGTCCTTGAACGGTTCGTTAATGCGTTATTTACTCCCGAGGATTAATTATGTTCGTAAAATTGGATCGCATTTAGTAAACATTGAGGAAGAATCGAATTGATTTTCGGTGGAAAAGAAGTAATGTCCAGGTGAATCCAGATCTGGTAAAATTTGGGCAAGTTCCGTGGTCGGTTTGGTTTGGACCGCGTGTACGGAATACGAGAGTAGCCGGAGGTAGCCGAAGGGAGTCGAAGGGAGCCGAGCGGTAGCGGAGCAGTCGGCGATTGCGTCGCGACTATTTAAGGAGCAGCCGGTTAGCCGCGCTCATTCTTACCCGAAACATCGTGTAAGTTGGTTCTACGTCCTACGCAATATCGAGAAAGAGTTCGCTTAACGCAGAACGAGCGATCGTTTGTGATAGAGCAGTGCTATATACCGGTACGATACTCGACAAAGTATCTCTAGTGGATTTGTGAAAGAGACACGAGTGTGGACGAAGAGAAGAAATCATGGCTGACAGTGGTATCAAGCGTAATATTCCCATCAAGCTCGGTGACTTCAGCGTGATCGACACTGAGTTTTCCAACATACGGGAACGCTTCGACGCCGAGATGagaaagatggaggatgagatgtCACGATTCCGTAGCGAGTTGATGAACCGCGAAAGCAACAACTTTTTTAAAAGCACCACCAGGTACGTTGCTTCCGGCATTGTTGCTAACCACAACCACGCACCTAACCCTTTTTACAAAGGCACACGGTCACTCTTTTCCCTCCCGTTTGCGATACATATCCGTCTTCTCTTACAATTTATGAACAGAACGCACATATTTTGCTTTCTCAACCAAAAAGTCTATTCGAGTACATGTGAACAGAaaatggacttagcattcaacataCCGTCAACTATTCGTCCTTTATTTTATCCTAGCGGGGGTCTACAAAACTTGTTTGTTTACGTGGATGATGTTATTTACTCTCTCTACTTGAAGGAAACCTAGATTTCTTCTGGAATAAGATTAAGCAGAATTTATCGCAGACTAAAGATGGCAAAGAGAACCAATACGTGCTGTTGCAGCCGATTCAATTGATATTTTAACGCTGCAAAAATTAAGCAGCGTCACTTTTCGTTTACATTTGCTTCGATTTACAAATCTTATTTTCGATTGTTTTTATGTTCCTTGTACTTATTAATATTTAcgaatatttaagtatttatgCGTTATTACGAATCGAATCGATCGATACTGTATTTTTACGATGCGAAGTTTACATCGAGACGTCACATGCGGAGGGCTAATCATTTAGAATGAATTGAGATtctaatattaataaaaataagagAAAGTTATCATAGAATTAGTTTAGAATTCAATATGAAaagaaattgaaagaaaatttCGATTTAGGTATGTATAGTTACACCGAATATGAGCTGAATTTCTTTTGGAAGCGCATCGTATTACGTATTTCTATAACTTCGGCAAATGCACACGCGCGAGAAAATGATGTACGTAGGATCAAAGTGAACCGATCGATCGTAAGCGTTTCGTGACATAGAGTAGCGGTCGCAACATGAGTGACTATTGAGTACAGACATGTTTTTTTCGACTCAATATTTGCAGAGTTATGCGGCAGTTGTTGATTTTTGCCGCGAATTAACATGACGGTATGCCTCAAGAAGTTGCGTAGGCACTAAATCAAATCTGAACTCTTAAATGTAGGTAAAGTATTGGAATAGTTTGAATCTTCACATTGGatcttgctgtttgaatatctgTTGTGTAAGTTATCGAGTACTCGAAGACGTCGAATATTGAAATGTTTATTAACGTAAGCGAATATGTACATACTTAATTTAAACGtttcaaaattatttcaatttttttactttGTAAAGGCATACATACATACCATATATATTCGTATGTTGGTTTCACGTATTTCAGTAACGCACGTAAATTTAATGCATACGTATATGCCTGCTATTTATAGAGACTTCGTCAGGGCTTGCTGTAAAGAGCACGAGCCCCCTTCGACGATATTCTCCCCACTAAAGTTTCTAGCCGGGGGGTAAATGAATATAAACGAAAAACCAAACTTTCGACGGACTTTCGATTTGCACCTGCTTGTTGACAAGACGTAAACAGCTTTCGTATTTTCTTAAGCtaataagataaaaaaattgaatgcGATTTAGATACTGCAGTAGTATTGAAAAAATGAGAGGAGGTAATTTTGATGTGCGTCtatgtaataaataaaataaacaatgAAATGGGCGTCGAGTTATAATGGCAAAGTGTATTTTCCAATTGAAAGGTACATACCGAATAGGTTTGTCATTGGATCCTAAAATGATTGCTCCTCTCACGAGCGGTGATTATTATGGAAACGTTCGTCGCCCATCCATTGCTTAAAATGATGGGTTGCGTAATGGTATCGTTTAACGCAACTTGTTGCACCTGCAAAGGACACGGTTCTTCCTGTAATCTCGTTAAATGCTTCACAGATATCGCGATATCGAACGAGAGCAAGGTTGTTtgccatttccatgattaaattTGAAAACGAGTCGTAGCTGAGTATATTTTACATACTCTGCGAATTGATATACTTACCAATAATATCTACGCGAATTCCAAAACCGTTTCCGATGAATGTCTAGTAGGTAACTATTAGCTGGAGGTGTTAAAAGAGAGGAAGATAGGTGTACATATAAGTGCGTCGTGTCAGTGTATCCTTGGCACTGACACGTTAcgcgatcgtcaatccccactcgtaGAATTGTCTACTAAATTGCAAGCGGGAGCCGCGGAAAAGGTGCAGGAGAGGAGAGTTGCGTTGATCGTTGATCCTCTGTCATGTTGCACTGCGTAGTAATATTTCTGCTTCGTTAAAAGCAACAAGCAACAACGCAAAGCCTGTACTCTTTTATCGCCAAAAATGATCATCGACGAGGATCTCTATCCGCCGGATCATAAGACGGTGATCAAGTTTCGGTAGGtagcatcgtataaatggaattttGAAATGATCGCGAATCGCTTTGGCTTCTTTCCAAATTTCATACAGAACTTTAGATAACGCGACGAGAACCGCAGTTGTACGTTTTCGAAAAAGAATCGATCAACTGTGCGAGTGGATCGATGACTTGAGCGTATTCGATTCTAGTGAACGATACGTtaatcgttattatttattCAATTCGTTTGTCAAAAGTGTGAAGTGGAGTGCTTCAGCATTATAAATTATTCGAATAGACTGTAACGATAACATTGACCAGATGTGCAGTTTTACGATATGCTGGTATTACATGAAACGATTGTGCGTTAGAGAAATGCAGAAAGTTATTCAGAACTGACGGAAGATATCCGAAGATACTCGAGATTAGCTTTTTAATGGGCgaagaaaaaggaaagaaagGTGGAGAAGGTGCAGCTCGTTGAAAATATGTAGATCCAGAAATGTGTTGGGCTCGGATTCGGCACTCGGTCGGTGAGTAACGCGCGCAGGTGTTTGCTCGGTATCGATCATGAATCGTCGGTAGATCTGTGGGAGGCGAATATGGATCATTACTTAGGAGGTCCGAGGACTCGCGTGGCGCTGACGTAATCGCCGTTCAGGGACGGCTCGCCGCAAATAGATATGTATCGTTCGAAATAAATGTTCGCGAGCTTCTTTCGAAAATGTTTTCTAGTAGGTACGCGAGATGACTCAACTCGTAACATTGTGAAGTAGTTTCGAAATTTCTTTTCTCGTCTCGTATCTTCGATGGCTTGCGATCAAATTACTCCATTTTCTCAACACCTTCCATATAATTATTCCTGCCGTCGCGTCGATCGAAATTCCTTGCAAGACTGTAAAATTTCAAGAACATATTAATAGCGATGATACTAGGATGAAATTAGTTGGAGGCGAAGTTATGTTAGTGAAAACGGTGCGTGGCCGATCGCGATGGTAAGAAAAGGTACACGTAGCTAGACGTCGCACCAGGCTCTTACGGTGGAAGGAAATTAATCTCGCAGCTTGCGTGTAACACGTTACCTTTCTATGTACGAGCAAGTCGAATCGATGCTCGAAACTTTAGAGGTGAGCAGCTTAACCGTTGAGATTTATGCCCACTCACGATTAAGTAAGCCCGTTTGTCGCTAACGTTGCATGCTCCGTGCATTTTCAACTCAGCCTTTGGCTACCCACGTCTCTTTCATTTCCGCGAATCAAGACCGCAGCTGGTCATACTTGAAACAAAATTAGTCGCTTCGTGCTCGTTCATTTCTTTATGCTAATCGGACTGTTTACTCTTTTCGTAGTAGATAGGTAGatacataattttataatttgaaaattcatagaAACGATAAAACGAACATCGACTACACGAAGGGTTGTATTACCATTACGTGACTGGCGAGGTATCACCTTTCCGAGTATTAATCGATAGATTCCTCGAAATTTGCATAGTGTTCGCAGTGTGGCTAACCAAACGGGGGGAAGTAGAGCTATCGCACGATCACCAGTCTCGTATATCGTCTCCGTCGCTAATTCTTTTCAAGCCACTTTTCTAGGCCAAGTACGCGGCAATTTGCATTCCATACCGTGAAATTTATAAACTATTCATTGAAATGTTGCCAGACAAGAATCGAGAGATGTGTCCTTCATCCTATCTTTGTTCTTGCAATGAAAACACTATTGTACGACACGTCAGTTATGAATGAGGAAATTTGGAGAAGAATTGGTGTGTCTGTTTCGACCCGTATCTTCCGCAATTTTGCCGAGAAAAACTTGATTTGCATAGCTGAATGGAACCCAGACCTTACTTACGTAACCAGAAATCGACATAACGAAATAACGAAAATTCATGAGAGCTGGCGGGTAAAGGCTGTGACTTATCGCGTGGCATTTCCAGCTCGTCGATTCTCTCTTGCAGAGATCCTGCTCGGCTGCTCGGCATGAATTTCACCTCTCCCGCCGACACTTGCTCTTTCAGACACCAACCACGCTTTGTACCAGGATCTGTCTGCTGCTgaggataattgctaccgcatTCTATATCTTTCTTCCACTAACTTGTCACTTTCACTGCTTTCATGTTTTACAATAACGTTTACGTTTTGATAGATTTTTATCTTTTCTTCCATACGAAACAGTTCACCtaggaaaagaaaagaaacagtCGTTACGCGTTGGCTTGCTTTTTAAGACTACAAGAGTTGAAGTAGAGGAGACGATGTGGTACTTGATACTTTGCGTGACAGTGACGGGACACGCAGCACTTTTCTTGAAATTAGTGACACAGAACAAAATGATTACATAAATGCAACTTAATAAATTCAGTTTAACTATCGCTATAGTTAAAGTATCGCTGTTGAGAAATTGTCAAATTGTCGTAATGAAGGGGgagagaaaagagagaaaaaagagaaaaatttgAAACCTAGAGGAATATGCGAAGGCGAGGAAGTTCCATCCTAATCTTGATGTTAGTGCAATATGGTCAGAGCTGCCTAGCTGTGCTGCACTATTTTAGAGTTGTTTCGGTCAACCTTCTTTACAAAGAAGGAAATGGCCGTGACTTCCGGTTATTAGTTTTTATGAATCACACGGCGAGTTGCCATTTAGTTACAAAGTTTGCCTATAAATAACGAGAACACGTCCGATTTGAACCTGACAATAAATTGATTCGTAACAGGATCGCAGATTATTAATAATATCGATTAACTCGAAGTATACGTATAATAAATTGGAAGTACAGTATCGATCGATGATTGTGAGCCGCTTACAGTCTGAATGGATTAACAGTCTATCGTGCGTTACCTTGAGTTACGGTTAAAATGTATGATAGATGATTAGAATTAGAATTTGATTTCTGTATTAATTGAATTAGCGATTATTTTTGCGTTTATCGTATGCGATAGTTTTACGCAACCGAATGTTTCGTTTTGCAAACATTAAATCTATTATCTATTGAATGTTTCGATTAAATGATGTTTTAATGATTTATTTGGTATCCGATGCTTCGATTTGCAAGTCTAATTTTGCTTTTCAAATAAAACGTGTTCTTAACTGTAGCGTGTTATGTATAAATGACACACACACACAGACCCACGCATACacacaattattataattattattaataaataaattagtaCATGTATAATGAGCTCGATTTGAACctattgaaatatttatgaGATAAATCGAGTGTCCAAGTTTGGATAAGCATTTAATCGCTTGAGTTTTCTATCGCTCTTTTTTCAGAGCGATCTTAGATTGGCTATCTTAGATTGACGATCTTAGATTCTGAAACAAGTAAAGTGATAAATGattgattaaataaaaataccgaACAACAGCGACTCCACGTGTTCGGAGATATCTCCATAGACCTTCGTGTAACTGAACGGGGATGGAACTTTGGGTGTTATTTCCATATTTTTCCTACTTgtaaatacaatgaaaaatctAATTCTATCCTGGGAATGGACCTTACTTCGAACGCAGTCTCTTGGCGACGAACTAAAACTTGACCGATTACAATGTTCCTTACCGTTTTGACACGGCATCATAAAAGAAAATTGTGGTAACGGGAATGCAATGGTTTGTCGCCAAGAAACgttaaaaattgtataaaaaaggTGTCGATGAGTCTGCCGCTAAGAGTGGCGACTTATGAAAACGTTTTGAGACAGAAACTAACCGCATACCGAAGTTAACAAAATAATAATTGCCCCCTGTTACCCCTTGCTCGACTTCCGTCTCGCCTTCTGATTGGCTCTCTGCATTGGCACGTTGGTGACTAACTCGAAGTCGACATCACACGAGCACCACCGAACACCGTACGTCGACGACCTCGAAGACCGAAGGTTGGGACAAGGTCGACCCTGCAGCACCGCCAACGCGGTCCGCATTCGACAGCTTCAAAAGGTGACGCCACTGTGTGTACACAGAAACGATTCATCTATCAAcgtacggaaaaactgttcgccgCGTACCTTTGTTAGACGTTAGAATAGACACCAGTCACTTATTTTTCCACATGTTGCACAAATCCTGTGTAGATTTATGTAGATTCACGTTGATGTTAGTTGAAATCGGTGGTACTCTTAAGGCGTGGAaactgaaattttgaaatttaaaaatttgaaattttgaaaatttaaaaatttgaaaatttgaaatttgaaatttccaaACTTAAATTTTGAGTAACCGCTTAGAATACAGTTTGATCTCGTATCGCTTTGCTTCGTTGAATATCGTACTTCCTTGCCATATAAAATCCAATGAAAAAAATTACTGAAATGCGTGTAGTCTACGAAGCGAGTGCCATCTTTCAAGTAACCGGCGATGAATAATAACTCGTATCGTTTCAAAAGCACTATTTCTGTCTGTTCTTTTTCCTTGTGGGCACCTGTAGGACATCATCGAAACCACTCCATAAAAGGTAATAGTAGCACATCTCTCCTTGTCAATCGTCAACAGCAATTAACGTAACTGATATGGTGAATTATAATTAACAGGCTAAGTAGTATGTAAATAGCAGCGACGCTTTCTGCAGTTTGCTTGTTACGGGTTGTTCGCCAAAGAAAGAAATCGTATGCTAAATACGCTAACATTTGAGCTGAATCTGCGGCTAGAAAGTTGGCCTGTTAAGTAGATAAGCACGATCTTGTAGTTCCTTCGTTTGTCAATGTTTCGTGTGTCTCTTATTCGTTCCATCTTCACCGTAGGTAAGGCACATCTAGGTCACCCGTAAACGAACGAGTCTCGATCGAGACGCGCTTACCCTTGCCATTTTCTATTGCCTTCGACCACACGCTGTCATCGTCGTTGATGCATTcgacttgtatttttttttgttcaTTGTTCGACTGCAGTCATCCCAAAAATGTTCGACGCGATCAAAGAGTCGACTACTGATCGAACGCTTTCTGTGCCTTTCAGTACTACCACACAGAGCACTCAGAACAGTAGTTCCCTGAGCCCTCAGCATGACTCGGCCTGGTTGGACGGTCTGAACAGCCCCCTCATCCAAGATGAAGGTGACAGCAAGATGCTCAAGCTTCGATTCGACGTTTCACAGTACACGCCAGAAGAGATTGTTGTTAAGACTGTGGACAACAAGTTACTGGTAAGTGAAATGCATACTTACAATTAGCATCTCCTCTTTTATAGAAACCGAAATACTGAATAGGTATCTACTCGTCTTTGTAGGAATAAATTCCTGACAATTCTTCTCGCGATTTGAATAGAGTTGAGTGAGATCGTTCCTTCGTTAACTTGTTCAATTTCTGAACCACGTAGATTGGAAATTTATCTGGGAATATAAATGAAGAATTGTCTGGTCCCGGGTTATTTCCATGCGTGACAAATTGCTGGCAACGACTATTGAAATGGTCCGGTTCTGGATTGTCAAACGAGATCGTTTCTGCTGAAAATTGCCCCGCTCTTGTTGTCGACATCTATACGCGACAGGATAGAGCAGCGCGAAATAGAATATCGCTTAATTGGGTCCATAAGACTTTCTTCTTTGACAATAAATAAAACGTGAAATTATTATATTTGACTCACCGTTAATATATTTCATTCTCAAACGCTCGTTGCACAATTTGGCAACGCACGAATCTAGCTCACGATTTTGCGTAATCGACACCGCGAATCACTTTAGCGTCTCATCCCAAGCTTTCGACCATAACCAGCTTATGATCCTTTCACACGTGAATGTAAATTCAGTTTCCCCGAAAAGAAATCTTACACTGGTTTCTCGCGAAAAATATTTATCGAGTCATCCATTTGAAACACGCGCAGCAGCTGTAGTTTTAATGAGATGCAAAGTATTTGGTGTAGGGATACGTATGTCGCGCGAAGAACGATGAACAGGAAGCAACttggaatcctcaaccgtttttCCGGCCTGGCGCTTAGACCTTTTATGAGCTATATTGAACGTACTAATTGTTCCTGTTGCGTCAGTTTCCGCTCGGAAGTCAACTCTACCGGTCAAACCGGAGTAACTCGCGTAGGTGCAATTGTTGCCGCTTAAGAGAATCGTCGCGCGTCTTACTATCACGCGCAGACTCTCACTTTGGACTGCATCATGACAGCAGCCAATACGGTAGTTTTTCTTGTTGCTTCAATTGCGATTTTTCAACCATTTCAATTTCGGAAATTAATGGGATTTGTCGCTTCTTCTTTCTCATTCTTCGTAAATACGAATGGAACAAAAAACAGAACTTTTCGAAAGTTGAACAGCATTTTGCTATTGGACTGCTTTTTTCTCAGAGCTAAATTTGATGGATTGGTTAAAAAAAAGAATGTGCGcaggaagtcgaagccagaatttTCTCCAAagggtgcgtgcgtgcgtgcgtgcgtgcatgCACGCGTTCAAGTTTCTTCTTTGGCCGGCATTCCCGTCGACTTGCCGACTAAAATAGCCCTCGCCAAAAATAAGTTCATGCCGCTCGTCACGCCGCGCGCCTCACCACGTCCTCGAATAATGTTCGAGCATTGTAAAGTTTGTATGCAACGTTTAGAATGGTTATAATCTTTTATCATTTTTACTTCTACTTTTCTAATTGCTCAACATCCCCCCCCATTGATTATTAAAACAAGACTGGAGTCTATAGGAAGATATTACTAGTTGGTGGGCATGTTCAAAATCAGTTTTATCATAAAGGAATTATACAGAAGGTTGTATTCTGTATAGGTACCTTGTAGAGTGAGAGATCAGGAAGTATATTTGATCTTTTCCGCCATTATTCTTCTTCTACGTATATCTATCTCTCTACTTTTATATTCGTGGGTTACATCAGTAGGAAGTAGAATTCAATCAGAGGTATAAGAATAtgaaaaaattggaaaattttgaaaaaatgggACATAAAACGCGAATATGTAGCACGGTTACACAAAGTATGGAAGCAAGGTCACTGACCGGCGCCGCggcgtggcgtggcgtggcgCGGCGCGACTGCGGCAGTAGGGTCTGTTAACTCCAAGAAAGATCAAAGCAAAAGAGACGATGTTTTACCTCCACAGACAGGGACTGCTTTATTCCAATTTTTTTTCACTGAACGACCAGTCTCTGTCTGATAAACTTTGACCCCACAATTTTTTCAGTAATCGAACCGTGAGACAACGACGCAGCGGAACGTTGCTATTAACACGTCAGTACAATCAGAGTATACCTACATACACATATCCTGCTTTTGGTTCGTTACGGGGAAATCGCGATTGTTTAGCATTAATTGTGTTCCTAATTTCTACGATTGTTTACAATGAAATCAATTGAATGATTTGTTGTTTGACATATATTCGTTCGATAAAAGAGATACCGAATTACCCTTGATCGGACAACGAAATTTGAGACATTTCAAAGCCATTATAGATTGATGTACTTGAACGATGCAAATGGCCGAAAACCTTGTCCGTCTGAATCGATTACACGCGCGTTTCATTTTAGTAACCGTGACGTGTCGTGATCTTCCTTAACCGGTCCTTATGCGAGCAGAATGTTAAAGTACTGTCATCGAACAGGTTGCGCGGTGGTCCTATCGTGGTCAAGGTCCAGCTCGGATTCAGGTCGACTGGGTCCGAGTTGTAGCGTAACGCGGTCCTTAAAGGGCTTCTCTCCAAGGACGCGTTTCGAAGGATGAGCAACAGACCGAAGCGAAGAACGCGAGCACAACCCCCCGCTCTCGTGTTGCGAATTCGCTGACGTCATGCTCTCTCGATAAAGTACAGGTACTGGATAAATAGAAACAAGGGTCGCCGAGACCGGTTTcttcggcgcggcgcggcgcggcggttTCATTTAAACGAGTCACAGCGCGGGGCTACTTGGAAAGGAACGATTGTGAAATATCCATTCATTTGgctgcgttcagggcaactgGAACGATTCCCTGTGAAAAATGGCTCGATCAATTTTCAGTAGTCATCGATAATATTTGATTTGATCTATGGATCAATTGTTTTGCTCAAAATGTCTTTTTTTTACAAACAACGTTTACAGTTCGAAGACCCAAAGCTAAAATTGAAGTCGTAGATGGAGTTGCTTGTAAAAACGCGACACAATTGTGGAGCACGTAGAGTGTTCCCTTTTTCGGTCAAGGAGAATGTGCCATTAGACGATCCGGAAAGGCGTCACGAGGTACACCAACGCCGCCATCGACTTTCGAGAGCTTCAAACGATTCGATGATCTAGCTTTACGAGCGTTCATGGAAAGAAAGTTGAGACAAGAACTTTAAAATTGAGTGGTTATATTTAGCTTCTGAGTCAGAGTAATATCTCCTCGTTCCCGAACTCCCTGCACGTTTTTGGATTTGCCACGAGTCAAGGAATAGAGAACGCGAGGATTGTTAACTTATCGTTAGACGATATTGCCAAGAGTTGACACATTGTTAGAACAAGCCTTGCATATTTGGAAACGATCAGGTACAGGTTCGAAACTAATTGTAAGCCGGCGTTAGTGAATTCGATGATTGAGTGTCGTTAGAGCCGGTTCCATGGTTTGCGTAATCCTCACGAGCGTGGTAAGACGATATGTATTCAGCCTAGAAAGCTTAGATCCGAGACAGAGTTGGGTTACCAGCGGCAGCGGCAGCGGCAGCGGCAGCGGCAGCGGCACCATGGCGAAGCTAGTTCTCGCATCCATCCCTGTTTTCCTTTTGCTCTCCCATCCCTCTCTCTTCCCTTTCTGTCTCTTTCCCCCAGTTTTCCTCTGTCTAGAGTTACCTGCGCCCACCGTGCCGGCTGTTTGCTCGCTTTTGGTCTTTCATGGGCGAGCCCGATCGATATCGCGAGCACGTGAAGGAGAGTGTCGTGGCGAGGGCGAGGGCGAGGCGCGCCACGATGGGTCTCGCTTAACCAACGAATCTTCGCTACTTTTTATCTATTACTTATCCTATCGATTATTGTGGATCTTACTTGACAAAGAATCGAAGATATAGGCTTGTTGCTCTTATAGTTCTAGACAAGAACTACGTTGAACCCTCATGTGGGTTTAACAGAT
The sequence above is a segment of the Calliopsis andreniformis isolate RMS-2024a chromosome 3, iyCalAndr_principal, whole genome shotgun sequence genome. Coding sequences within it:
- the LOC143177470 gene encoding uncharacterized protein LOC143177470 isoform X2, with the protein product MADSGIKRNIPIKLGDFSVIDTEFSNIRERFDAEMRKMEDEMSRFRSELMNRESNNFFKSTTSRHHTSTTEHRTSTTSKTEGWDKVDPAAPPTRSAFDSFKSTTTQSTQNSSSLSPQHDSAWLDGLNSPLIQDEGDSKMLKLRFDVSQYTPEEIVVKTVDNKLLVHAKHEEKTESKSVYREYNREFLLPKGTNPESIKSSLSKDGVLTVEAPLPAIGSGEKLIPIAHQ
- the LOC143177470 gene encoding uncharacterized protein LOC143177470 isoform X1, encoding MADSGIKRNIPIKLGDFSVIDTEFSNIRERFDAEMRKMEDEMSRFRSELMNRESNNFFKSTTSRHHTSTTEHRTSTTSKTEGWDKVDPAAPPTRSAFDSFKRTSSKPLHKSTTTQSTQNSSSLSPQHDSAWLDGLNSPLIQDEGDSKMLKLRFDVSQYTPEEIVVKTVDNKLLVHAKHEEKTESKSVYREYNREFLLPKGTNPESIKSSLSKDGVLTVEAPLPAIGSGEKLIPIAHQ
- the LOC143177470 gene encoding alpha-crystallin B chain isoform X4, with translation MADSGIKRNIPIKLGDFSVIDTEFSNIRERFDAEMRKMEDEMSRFRSELMNRESNNFFKSTTSTTTQSTQNSSSLSPQHDSAWLDGLNSPLIQDEGDSKMLKLRFDVSQYTPEEIVVKTVDNKLLVHAKHEEKTESKSVYREYNREFLLPKGTNPESIKSSLSKDGVLTVEAPLPAIGSGEKLIPIAHQ
- the LOC143177470 gene encoding alpha-crystallin B chain isoform X3 gives rise to the protein MIIDEDLYPPDHKTVIKFRRHHTSTTEHRTSTTSKTEGWDKVDPAAPPTRSAFDSFKRTSSKPLHKSTTTQSTQNSSSLSPQHDSAWLDGLNSPLIQDEGDSKMLKLRFDVSQYTPEEIVVKTVDNKLLVHAKHEEKTESKSVYREYNREFLLPKGTNPESIKSSLSKDGVLTVEAPLPAIGSGEKLIPIAHQ